One Aphidius gifuensis isolate YNYX2018 linkage group LG5, ASM1490517v1, whole genome shotgun sequence genomic region harbors:
- the LOC122857204 gene encoding mediator of RNA polymerase II transcription subunit 13 isoform X3, whose amino-acid sequence MTHPSHQTNGASLEDCHTNFFALTDLCGIKWRKLVWGEVTGGFGGTPLEDPVLSSFSRCLAGDILCVWRRVASTPSTNTTGTGGLYDVNIAPSPAPPPLSLTAAKELWIFWYGEEPDLSGLVSPELISCESEQGSWESGLSYECRSLLFKALHNLIERCLLSRDFVRLGKWFVQPYDGFEKHRCNSSHLSFSFAFFVHGESTVCASVDVRQHPAVRHLTRTCLQRTQTMQNGVKVILAPYGLAGTLTGQVGRIDSQLLDEWKHFYPINSNNVDSGLPTLVEVLVGGVRMRYPSCYVLVTDMDDVNIELPLSPPYSPATTTYENPNSIQRDTKTSTELPERVWAECTVGNNYHSNIINEPASPDFGNWTFVDATQKSSCTCSKSVVNIKTEAPNTPPGGPPSYPRGPPTGGDCPPVPSVGSPSSPAPSPLPTPHSEPASVPPSSTDLTMPTLSPQPPPPNHTAPPLNSSSSTSSSSQQQQQQPQQQQQQQQSQSQPQQQQGPKLIPPSSGCCNNNQSTSSTQGPSLKRPILSSREYEGALIDDEQPLCWLYDYSSLEAWFNHPVKKFKGNTSVPTNQRCKSLYPQNDTINNQSQIPKMEIKQEPGTVSGDCTGRNDPYEFDINIDENGSNTNADGIHRQRDDQQKPSSLFTSEGLQASYKDLDQIFDNSDPDTSSDETNLNQIQIQTPPGSNKSAIHNDEQRFDNNTKNYNSRCILRPEELSKMFPTPPSLEHNPVASPCQLNDTLIEQLDINLLQRQQQRILPDIYPNMGSPQEEQIDDWNYVFKPPLVCKLVGSSKYAPLTNLPSQLLPPISLPSNCIYRPSWQCPTTTSTTSSSSSSSSGSSPTVPPSSSSGATGAAAAATTSSSSSSSSSSPPSTTTTLSTTIATTTSLSSSSLLTDSKIGILTNNNNNNNQLRLQQQNQQLSNIIGSQVHLPILQNTLQQNNHHHHHHHQQQQQQHHHHQQQQQLQQQLHHQQQQLQQQQQQQQQQQLLHNLPSSPAQSSSYRVRPPPPPYDQPSPATSTTSSYLNKNINSIDTIDTPGQQNRFAETNSLIVNILLGDTALNIFRDHNFDSCSLCVCNAGPKVVGNIKGADAGIYITTNNLNNIGYNNDDDQIRCSCGFSAVINRKLSHKSGLFYEDEMEITGIADDPADFKKISLVAVCGNNDDYNTNNNSNNNNNNNNSNSNNNNNSNNNNNNSNSNNSGGGNSGGSVSDGNSVNNNNSNNNNNNNNNNTSGTNNNSNNSNNSNNSNNNNGSKITNTNDDTNQIDNIPINVLEILREQCAIVQSSVSSLYRASRVYACNRNNMKIGPTLNTLEYNDGNDVSLMAIDQGKIIDGIPYDKTNRINGIHKWGFIRAKGPQCSGDIVRIMRSLQPLLQEAVQRKCTTRMWEAPYTVAGPLTWRQFHRLAGRGTDDRCEPQPIPAIVVGYDRDWLSLAPHALNYWEKLMLEPYSGPRDIAYIVLTPDNDTVINRVKNFFRELSTTYDICRLGKHIPITKTSRDGIIRVGKNSCQNYYDNKRQQQQQQQQQQQQQQQQQQQQQQQQQIDEWFKLLGDNKMSEQLRHYAQVCCYRLAPYLTQVIQDRSLLDNNNDINIKKEQLSSSLSSQQSTSNVSPETMPTTPDGITIKSEPIDDNSQSSGTTIVNNNNNSNNSNTTNINNLQNSSPGNNNNNNNNNNNNNSNNQGQNINGNGNNGGNGNTIGPDDDEIEQPSIVVYIVEPFTLGGPENIDKRRLAILALLRAYSNAICAMPENIRSNINVQLISLESIMELGRARERRKIQDELRSLALNVFLQGRRLLNHNSTVKSLTGFGTAASADIFLKNKDERNRAPYRLYAPAYVLAPLRAKSEAPESFGIAGPEECAVLYLSYCLSEDQSRLLAVATDDRGEIFETAAINIDVPNRKRRKRVSARRIGLQKLMDFILGVMSQGVQPWRLVVGRVGRIGHGELKGWSWLLSRKSLLKASKHLKEICGQCNLLYPSAAPCVLSACLVSLEPDSTLRLMADQFTPDERFSQASVNCQLSTPQDVTCTHILVFPTSATTQSSQTAFQEQHINGPELGDDELFSALNDDMPEGMEGMGDFNDIFNVWPEAGAGGGQSPGGSPHRPEGSPLGGDGGGSGMGNHDGPGSPFPCSNTPRAVANDQAEEVGTLLQQPLALGYLVSTAPTGRMPPWFWSACPHLEGVCPAFLKNALHLHSPAIQQNSDDLLQQQSALTAHPLDSQYTTDVLRYVLEGYNALSWLAVDSNTRDRLSCLPVHIQALMQLYHASAALV is encoded by the exons aCTGACCTCTGTGGAATAAAATGGCGAAAGCTTGTGTGGGGAGAAGTGACTGGTGGATTCGGGGGTACCCCCCTTGAGGATCCAgtattatcaagtttttcacGTTGTTTAGCTGGTGATATACTATGTGTATGGCGACGTGTTGCATCAACACCATCAACAAATACAACTGGTACTGGTGGTTTATATGATGTTAATATTGCACCATCACCAGCACCACCACCATTATCATTAACCGCAGCTAAAGAATTATGGATTTTTTGGTATGGTGAAGAACCAGATTTATCTGGACTTGTTTCACCTGAACTTATTTCTTGtg aaAGTGAACAAGGATCTTGGGAAAGTGGATTATCTTATGAATGtcgatcattattatttaaagcattacataatttaattgaacgtTGTTTATTATCACGTGATTTTGTACGTCTTGGTAAATGGTTTGTTCAGCCCTATGATGGATTTGAAAAACATCGTTGTAatag cAGTCATTTGTCATTTTCTTTTGCATTTTTTGTACATGGTGAGAGTACAGTTTGTGCAAGTGTTGATGTTAGACAACATCCAGCTGTTCGACATCTTACTAGAACTTGTCTTCAACGTACACAAACAATGCAAAATGGTGTCAAGGTTATATTGGCACCATATGGATTGGCTGGTACATTAACTGGTCAAGTTGGACGTATTGATAGTCAATTACTTGATGAATGGAAACATTTTTATCcaataaatagtaataatgttGATAGTGGTTTACCAACACTTGTTGAAGTTTTAGTTGGTGGTGTACGTATGCGTTATCCATCTTGTTATGTACTTGTAACTGATATGGATGATGTTAATATTGAGCTACCATTATCACCACCATATAGtccagcaacaacaacatatGAAAATCCAAATTCAATACAACGTGATACTAAAACATCAACTGAATTACCAGAACGTGTTTGGGCTGAATGTACTGTtggtaataattatcattcaaatattattaatgaaccAGCATCACCTGATTTTGGTAATTGGACATTTGTTGATGCAACACAAAAGTCTTCCTGTACATGTTCAAA aTCTGTTGTGAATATTAAAACTGAAGCACCAAATACACCACCAGGTGGTCCACCATCATATCCACGTGGACCACCAACTGGTGGTGATTGTCCACCAGTACCATCAGTTGGATCACCAAGTTCACCAGCACCATCACCATTACCAACACCACATTCCGAGCCAGCTTCAGTACCACCATCATCGACTGATTTAACAATGCCAACATTAAGTCctcaaccaccaccaccaaatcATACAGCACCACCATTgaactcatcatcatcaacatcatcatcatcacaacaacaacaacaacaaccacaacagcagcagcaacaacaacagtcaCAGTCACagccacaacaacaacaaggaCCAAAATTAATACCACCATCATCAGGTTGTTGTAATAACAATCAATCAACAAGTTCAACACAAGGACCATCATTAAAAAGaccaatattatcatcaagagAATATGAAGGTGCTCttattgatgatgaacaaCCATTATGTTGGCTTTATGATTATTCATCACTTGAAGCATGGTTTAATCAtccagttaaaaaatttaaaggaaaTACATCAGTACCAACAAATCAAAGATGTAAAAGTTTATATCCACAAAatgatacaattaataatcaatcacAAATACCAAAAATGGAAATTAAACAAGAACCTGGAACAGTATct ggTGATTGTACTGGTCGTAATGATCCATatgaatttgatataaatattgatgaaaatggtAGTAATACAAATGCTGATGGTATACATCGTCAACGTGATGATCAACAAAAACCAAGTTCATTATTTACAAGTGAAGGTTTACAAGCATCATATAAAGatcttgatcaaatatttgataattcagaTCCTGATACATCATCTGatgaaacaaatttaaatcaaatacaaatacaaacaCCACCTGGTTCAAATAAATCAGCAATACATAATGATGAACAacgttttgataataatactaaaaattataattcacgTTGTATATTACGTCCTGAAGAATTATCAAAAATGTTTCCAACACCACCATCATTAGAACATAATCCAGTTGCATCACCATGTCAATTAAATGATACATTAATTGAACAAttagatattaatttattacaaagaCAACAACAACGTATATTACCAGATATATATCCAAATATGGGATCACCACAAGAAGAACAAATTGATGATTGGAATTATGTATTTAAACCACCATTAGTATGTAAACTTGTTGGTTCATCAAAATATGCACCATTAACAAATTTACCATCACAATTATTACCACCAATATCATTGCCATCAAATTGTATATATCGTCCATCATGGCAATgtccaacaacaacaagtacaacttcatcttcatcatcatcatcatcaggatCATCACCAACAgtaccaccatcatcatcatcaggaGCAACAGGAGCAGCAGCTGcagcaacaacatcatcatcatcatcttcttcatcgtcatcaccaccatcaacaacaacaacattgtcaacaacaattgcaacaacaacatcattatcatcatcatcattattaactgATAGTAAAATTggtatattaacaaataataataataataataatcaattgagattacaacaacaaaatcaacaattaagtAATATTATTGGTAGTCAAGTACATTTACcaatattacaaaatacattacaacaaaataatcatcaccatcatcatcatcatcaacaacagcagcagcaacatcatcatcatcaacaacaacaacagttacaacaacaattacatcatcaacagcagcaacttcaacagcaacagcagcagcaacaacaacaacaattattacataatttacCATCATCACCAGCACAATCATCGTCATATCGTGTTagaccaccaccaccaccatatGATCAACCAAGTCcagcaacatcaacaacatcaagttatttaaataaaaatataaattcaattgatacAATTGATACACCTGGACAACAAAATCGTTTTGCTGAAAcaaattcattaattgttaatatattactTGGTGATAcagcattaaatatatttagagaTCATAATTTTGATAGTTGTTCATTATGTGTATGTAATGCTGGACCAAAAGTTGTTGGTAATATTAAAGGTGCTGATGCtggtatatatattacaacaaataatttaaataatattggttataataatgatgatgatcaaaTACGTTGTTCATGTGGTTTTTCAGCAGTTATTAATCGTAAATTATCACATAAATCTGGTTTATTTTATGAAGATGAAATGGAAATAACTGGTATTGCTGATGATCCagctgattttaaaaaaatatcacttgTTGCTGTTTGTGGTAATAATGATGACTATAacactaataataatagtaacaacaacaacaacaacaacaacagcaatagtaacaataataataatagtaataataataataataattcaaatagtaataatagtgGTGGAGGTAATAGTGGTGGTAGTGTTAGTGATGGTAATagtgtcaataataataatagcaacaacaacaacaataataataataataatacaagtggtaccaataataatagtaataatagtaataatagtaataatagtaacaacaataatggttcaaaaataacaaatacaaatgatgatacaaatcaaattgataatataccaATAAATGTTTTGGAAATATTACGTGAACAATGTGCAATTGTACAAAGTTCAGTTAGTAGTTTATATCGTGCATCACGTGTTTATGCATGTAATcgtaataatatgaaaattggaCCAACATTAAATACATTAGAATATAATGATGGTAATGATGTATCATTAATGGCAATTGATCaaggtaaaataattgatggtATACCAtatgataaaacaaatagaaTAAATGGTATACATAAATGGGGTTTTATACGTGCTAAAGGACCACAATGTAGTGGTGATATTGTTAGAATAATGAGATCATTACAACCATTATTACAAGAAGCTGTACAACGTAAATGTACAACACGTATGTGGGAAGCACCATATACTGTTGCTGGACCATTAACATGGCGACAATTTCATCGTTTAGCTGGTAGAGGTACTGATGATCGTTGTGAACCACAACCAATACCAGCAATTGTTGTTGGATATGATCGTGATTGGTTATCATTAGCACCACATGCATTAAATTATTGGGAAAAATTAATGCTTGAACCATATTCTGGACCACGTGATATTGCATATATTGTATTAACACCAGATAATGATACTGTTATTAATcgtgttaaaaatttttttcgtgaattatcaacaacataTGATATATGTCGTCTTGGTAAACATATACCAATAACTAAAACATCACGTGATGGTATAATACGTGTTGGTAAAAACTCAtgtcaaaattattatgataataaaagacaacaacaacaacaacaacagcagcagcaacaacaacagcaacaacaacaacagcaacagcagcaacaacaacaaattgatgaatggtttaaattattaggtgataataaaatgagtGAACAATTACGACATTATGCACAAGTATGTTGTTATCGTTTAGCACCATATTTAACCCAAGTTATACAAGATCGTTCATTATTagataataacaatgatattaatataaaaaaagaacaattatcatcatcattatcatcacaacAATCAACATCAAATGTATCACCAGAAACAATGCCAACAACACCAGATGgtataacaattaaaagtgaaccaattgatgataattcacAATCATCTGGTACAacaattgtcaataataataataatagtaataatagtaatacaacaaatattaataatttacaaaattcaagtcctggtaataataataacaataataataataataacaataataattcaaataatcaaGGACAAAATATAAATGGTAATGGTAATAATGGTGGTAATGGTAATACAATTGGtccagatgatgatgaaattgaacaaccatcaattgttgtttatattgtTGAACCATTTACACTTGGTGGTccagaaaatattgataaaagaaGACTTGCAATATTGGCATTATTGCGAGCATATTCAAATGCAATATGTGCTATGCCAGAAAATATTAGAAGTAATATTAATGtacaattaatatcattagAAAGTATTATGGAATTAGGACGTGCAcgtgaaagaagaaaaatacaaGATGAATTACGTTCATTAgcattaaatgtatttttacaaGGACGTCGtttattaaatcataattCAACAGTTAAAAGTTTAACTGGTTTTGGTACTGCTGCTTCtgctgatatatttttaaaaaataaagatgaaagAAATCGTGCACCTTATCGTCTTTATGCACCAGCATATGTATTAGCACCATTAAGAGCTAAAAGTGAAGCACCAGAATCATTTGGTATTGCTGGTCCAGAAGAATGTGCTGTACTTTATTTAAGTTATTGTTTAAGTGAAGATCAATCACGTTTACTTGCTGTTGCAACTGATGATCGTGgtgaaatatttgaaacagCTGCTATTAATATTGATGTACCAAATcgtaaaagaagaaaaagagtATCAGCAAGAAGAATTggattacaaaaattaatggatTTTATACTTGGTGTTATGTCACAAGgc gtACAACCATGGAGACTTGTTGTTGGACGTGTTGGTAGAATTGGACATGGTGAATTAAAAGGATGGAGTTGGTTATTATCAcgtaaatcattattaaaagcatcaaaacatttaaaagaaatatgtggacaatgtaatttattatatccaTCAGCAGCACCATGTGTATTAAGTGCTTGTTTAGTATCACTTGAACCAGATTCAACATTAAGATTAATGGCTGATCAATTTACACCTGATGAAAGATTTAGTCAAGCATCTGTTAATTGTCAATTATCAACACCACAAGATGTAACATGTACTCATATACTTGTCTTCCCAACATCTGCAACGACACag tCGTCGCAGACTGCATTCCAAGAACAACATATTAATGGTCCTGAACTTGGTGATGATGAGTTATTTTCAGCTCTAAATGATGATATGCCTGAAGGCATGGAGGGTATGGgtgattttaatgatatatttaatgtatGGCCAGAGGCTGGTGCTGGTGGTGGACAAAGTCCTGGTGGTAGTCCACATCGTCCAGAAGGTTCACCActtggtggtgatggtggtggttcAGGAATGGGTAATCATGATGGACCTGGTAGTCCATTTCCATGTAGTAATACACCAAgg gcAGTAGCTAATGATCAAGCTGAAGAAGTTGGTACATTATTACAACAACCATTGGCACTTGGTTATCTTGTATCAACAGCACCAACTGGACGTATGCCACCATGGTTTTGGTCAGCATGTCCACATCTTGAAGGTGTATGTCcagcatttttaaaaaatgcattacATTTACATAGTCCAGCAATACAACAAAATAGTGATGATTTATTACAACAACAAAGTGCATTGACTGCACATCCATTAGATTCACAATATACAACAGATGTGCTaag atatGTTCTTGAGGGTTATAATGCACTTTCTTGGCTGGCTGTTGATTCAAATACAAGAGATCGACTCTCTTGTTTACCTGTACATATACAGGCACTTATGCAGCTATATCATGCATCAGCAGCTCTCGTCTGA